A region from the Sphingopyxis lindanitolerans genome encodes:
- a CDS encoding IS6-like element IS6100 family transposase, protein MTDFKWRHFQGDVILWAVRWYCRYPISYRDLEEMLAERGISVDHTTIYRWVQCYAPEMEKRLRWFWRRGFDPSWRLDETYVKVRGKWTYLYRAVDKRGDTIDFYLSPTRSAKAAKRFLGKALRGLKHWEKPATLNTDKAPSYGAAITELKREGKLDRETAHRQVKYLNNVIEADHGKLKILIKPVRGFKSIPTAYATIKGFEVMRALRKGQARPWCLQPGIRGEVRLVERAFGIGPSALTEAMGMLNHHFAAAA, encoded by the coding sequence ATGACGGATTTCAAGTGGCGCCATTTCCAGGGTGATGTGATCCTGTGGGCGGTGCGCTGGTATTGTCGCTATCCGATCAGCTATCGCGACCTTGAGGAAATGCTGGCGGAACGCGGCATTTCGGTCGACCATACGACGATCTATCGCTGGGTCCAGTGCTACGCCCCGGAGATGGAGAAGCGGCTGCGCTGGTTCTGGCGGCGTGGCTTTGATCCGAGCTGGCGCCTGGATGAAACCTACGTCAAGGTGCGGGGCAAGTGGACCTACCTGTACCGGGCAGTCGACAAGCGGGGCGACACGATCGATTTCTACCTGTCGCCGACCCGCAGCGCCAAGGCAGCGAAGCGGTTCCTGGGCAAGGCCCTGCGAGGCCTGAAGCACTGGGAAAAGCCTGCCACGCTCAATACCGACAAAGCGCCGAGCTATGGTGCAGCGATCACCGAATTGAAGCGCGAAGGAAAGCTGGACCGGGAGACGGCCCACCGGCAGGTGAAGTATCTCAATAACGTGATCGAGGCCGATCACGGAAAGCTCAAGATACTGATCAAGCCGGTGCGCGGTTTCAAATCGATCCCCACGGCCTATGCCACGATCAAGGGATTCGAAGTCATGCGAGCCCTGCGCAAAGGACAGGCTCGCCCCTGGTGCCTGCAGCCCGGCATCAGGGGCGAGGTGCGCCTTGTGGAGAGAGCTTTTGGCATTGGGCCCTCGGCGCTGACGGAGGCCATGGGCATGCTCAACCACCATTTCGCAGCAGCCGCCTGA
- a CDS encoding efflux RND transporter permease subunit, protein MLKLHDFCNRAFVPMAFFPGSTGGIYRQFSVTLIVSIGFSALLALTLTPALCATFLKPHVPENHRKENWLTRRTGRFFTGFNNWFGRTTDRYQGGVARILSRPLRWLAIFIALVGLTVILFSRLPGGFLPQEDQGTVITVVQAPPGATRERTEEAVRQVKEFYNQQDIVTSVFVVRGFSFFGQGQANGMMFTMLKPWEERSGEENSSLALVGKAMGFFTSIKEAMVFALNPPAIAELGIAGGFTFKLEDVGGNGAEALFNARNQLLAAASQSPILAGVRPEGQEDAPQLRVMIDRIQARALGLSIGDVNGTLAIAFGSAYANDFNREGRILRVLLQAEASHRMTPQDVLDLKVRNAAGEMVPFGSFTQVEWTSGAQQLQRYNGYPSMTISGNAAPGQSTGEAMAEMERLANALPEGFAYEWTGMSYEEQQAGGQVGMLLGLSILVVFLLLAALYESWSIPVSVLLVVPLGVLGSVLFTVMRGLSADVYFNVGIITIIGLAAKNAILIVEFAIEQEAEGKTPLEATLEAVKLRLRPIIMTSLAFIGGMIPLFIASGAGAASRIAVGTGVVGGMLAATVLGIFFIPLFYLSIRRWLSKKRPAAPGQAQPEPNHA, encoded by the coding sequence ATGCTCAAGCTTCACGATTTTTGCAACAGAGCCTTCGTGCCGATGGCCTTCTTCCCCGGGTCGACGGGCGGTATCTACCGACAGTTTTCCGTCACGCTGATCGTCTCGATCGGGTTCTCGGCGCTATTGGCGCTGACGCTCACTCCCGCGCTGTGTGCGACTTTTCTCAAGCCGCACGTACCCGAAAACCATCGCAAGGAGAATTGGCTCACGCGGCGAACCGGTCGCTTTTTTACTGGATTCAACAACTGGTTTGGACGTACGACTGATCGTTATCAAGGCGGCGTCGCTCGGATATTGTCGCGGCCTCTGCGCTGGCTCGCCATATTCATCGCGTTGGTCGGCCTGACGGTTATCTTGTTCTCGCGCCTTCCCGGTGGATTCCTCCCGCAGGAGGACCAGGGGACTGTCATCACTGTTGTACAAGCTCCCCCCGGCGCGACCCGTGAGCGGACTGAAGAAGCGGTGCGTCAGGTGAAGGAATTTTACAATCAGCAAGACATTGTGACGAGCGTGTTTGTGGTGCGAGGCTTTAGCTTCTTCGGCCAAGGCCAAGCGAATGGAATGATGTTCACGATGCTCAAGCCGTGGGAGGAGCGCTCCGGCGAGGAGAATAGCTCGCTAGCCTTGGTCGGAAAGGCGATGGGCTTCTTCACATCGATCAAGGAAGCCATGGTCTTTGCCCTCAATCCCCCCGCGATCGCCGAACTTGGCATCGCCGGCGGCTTTACCTTCAAATTGGAGGATGTCGGCGGCAACGGTGCTGAAGCGCTCTTCAACGCGCGCAATCAGCTGCTTGCCGCCGCGAGCCAGAGCCCGATCCTTGCCGGTGTTCGACCGGAGGGCCAGGAAGATGCACCTCAGCTGCGGGTCATGATCGACAGGATACAGGCTCGCGCCCTCGGCCTCTCGATTGGCGACGTTAACGGAACGCTCGCGATCGCTTTCGGCAGCGCATATGCCAATGACTTCAACCGTGAAGGGCGGATCCTGCGGGTGCTCCTGCAAGCCGAAGCATCTCACCGAATGACGCCACAGGACGTGCTCGACCTCAAGGTTCGAAATGCAGCCGGCGAAATGGTGCCCTTCGGCTCGTTTACACAGGTTGAATGGACATCGGGCGCGCAGCAGCTCCAGCGCTATAACGGCTATCCTTCGATGACCATTTCCGGGAACGCTGCCCCGGGCCAGTCGACTGGCGAGGCCATGGCGGAGATGGAACGGCTCGCCAATGCACTGCCGGAGGGCTTCGCATATGAATGGACGGGAATGTCCTATGAGGAGCAGCAGGCCGGCGGACAGGTCGGTATGCTGCTAGGCTTGTCTATACTTGTTGTATTCTTGCTGCTGGCCGCTCTCTACGAGAGCTGGTCCATCCCTGTTTCCGTGCTTTTGGTTGTACCGCTCGGCGTACTTGGCTCCGTCCTCTTTACGGTGATGAGGGGACTGTCCGCCGACGTCTATTTCAACGTTGGCATCATCACGATCATCGGCTTGGCCGCCAAGAACGCGATCCTGATCGTCGAGTTTGCGATCGAGCAAGAAGCGGAGGGCAAGACCCCGCTTGAGGCGACACTCGAAGCTGTGAAACTGCGCCTGCGCCCCATTATCATGACGTCGCTCGCCTTCATCGGTGGCATGATACCGCTCTTCATTGCTTCCGGTGCCGGTGCGGCGAGCCGAATCGCGGTTGGGACCGGTGTTGTCGGCGGAATGCTGGCTGCCACTGTGCTCGGAATTTTCTTCATTCCGCTCTTCTATCTGTCGATACGCCGCTGGCTCAGTAAGAAGCGGCCTGCTGCTCCCGGTCAGGCGCAACCGGAGCCCAATCATGCGTAG
- a CDS encoding efflux transporter outer membrane subunit, translating into MRRVFVLTLTSFLGACQLAPPHARPALPTTRDYPTSYAGDGVLGRRAVEISWREFFADPQLETLIATALERNRDLAVAVAQIQEARGLYRIQGAERLPALGANGDVTRSRTPGSAIGIPEVGAITDTRYSIGVGVTGFELDFWGRVRNLSDAARSQYLATVQAERAFRLALIRDVASTYFASREADERIALAEATVRSRQEGLRIAERRLEAGVTSALDFRQAESLLTQAETELASLRLAEAQSENFLAVLLGGPVPVGLTVPLTLADQKNGTVIAAGLPSELMVTRPDILAAEEKLRAARANIGAARAAFFPSISLTGSIGFASTDLGNLIGNEGLSWSFGPSISLPIFDWGARKGNLSVAEAREDIAIAEYERTIQGAFREVADALAGRRWLAEQVAAQVRATAAQRAIADLARTRYREGVANYLEVLDAERNLFIAEQTLIQLRRAELDALVSLYVALGGGQQG; encoded by the coding sequence ATGCGTAGAGTCTTTGTGCTCACTCTGACATCGTTTCTGGGCGCGTGCCAGTTAGCCCCGCCTCACGCGCGGCCAGCGCTGCCGACCACTCGGGATTACCCCACCTCCTACGCGGGCGACGGGGTGCTCGGTCGGCGGGCGGTGGAAATCAGCTGGCGGGAGTTCTTCGCTGATCCTCAACTGGAGACCCTCATTGCCACCGCTCTCGAGCGGAACCGCGATCTCGCCGTTGCCGTAGCGCAGATACAGGAGGCGCGTGGTCTTTATCGAATCCAGGGTGCCGAACGGCTGCCTGCGCTCGGCGCCAACGGCGATGTGACTCGCAGCCGCACGCCAGGTTCGGCGATTGGCATTCCCGAAGTGGGTGCGATCACCGATACCCGCTACTCGATCGGCGTTGGCGTCACAGGATTCGAGCTCGATTTCTGGGGCCGGGTGCGCAACCTTTCTGACGCAGCGCGCTCGCAATATCTAGCAACCGTGCAGGCTGAACGGGCGTTCCGCCTCGCGTTGATCCGGGATGTGGCCTCGACCTATTTTGCTTCCCGGGAAGCCGACGAGCGGATCGCCCTTGCCGAAGCTACGGTACGCAGCCGGCAGGAAGGCCTCCGCATAGCCGAGCGTCGCCTTGAAGCCGGGGTGACTTCAGCTCTTGATTTTCGACAGGCGGAGTCGCTACTGACTCAAGCCGAAACGGAGTTGGCCAGCCTGCGCTTGGCCGAGGCGCAGAGTGAGAACTTCCTGGCCGTACTCTTGGGCGGACCCGTTCCTGTCGGGCTCACGGTGCCGCTGACGCTGGCTGACCAGAAAAACGGAACGGTGATTGCCGCCGGATTACCCTCCGAGCTGATGGTGACTCGACCGGACATATTGGCGGCAGAAGAGAAACTGCGGGCAGCGCGTGCCAATATCGGTGCTGCTCGGGCAGCCTTCTTTCCATCCATCTCACTAACCGGTAGTATCGGTTTCGCTTCAACTGATCTTGGGAATTTGATCGGAAACGAAGGACTGAGCTGGAGCTTTGGACCTTCGATCAGCCTACCCATCTTCGATTGGGGTGCGAGGAAGGGCAATCTGAGCGTGGCTGAGGCACGTGAGGATATTGCCATCGCCGAATACGAACGCACCATTCAGGGAGCTTTCCGCGAAGTTGCGGACGCCCTTGCCGGGCGCCGCTGGCTTGCTGAACAGGTCGCCGCGCAGGTTCGTGCCACTGCGGCACAGCGAGCGATCGCCGATCTTGCCCGCACTCGCTACCGCGAGGGCGTCGCAAATTACCTTGAAGTGCTCGATGCCGAACGGAATCTGTTCATCGCGGAACAGACACTGATACAGCTGCGTCGCGCCGAGCTGGATGCTCTCGTCTCTCTGTATGTCGCT